Part of the Lampris incognitus isolate fLamInc1 chromosome 1, fLamInc1.hap2, whole genome shotgun sequence genome is shown below.
agtgaaaatcttatcatcttcaactctgccacctccagctccacctcctgtcttttcatcagtgccactgtctccaaaccatacaacatagctggtctcacaaccatcttgtaaaccttccttttaactcttgctgatacccttctgtcgcaaatcactcctgacactcttctccacccactccaccctgcctgcactctcttcttcacctctctactgcactctccgttactttggacagttgaccccaagtatttaaagttatccaccttcatcacctcaactccttgcatcctgaccattccactgtcctccctctcattcacgcatatagtatgtattccatcttgctcctacggactttcattcctctcctctccacctcctctctatactccacctctccaggctctcctcaacctgcaccctactctcactacagatcacaatgtcatccgcaaacatcatcgtccatggagactcctgcctgatcttgtccgtcaacctgtccatcaccactgcaaacaagaaagggctcagagccgatccttgatgtaatcccacctccaccttgaacccatctgtcattccaaccacacacctcaccactgtcacacttccctcatacatatcctgcaccactcctccatacttctctgcaactcccgacttcctcatacaataccacacctcctctctcggcaccctgtcgtatgctttctctaaatccaccaaGACACAGTGTaagtccttctggccttctctatacttctccatcaacattctcaaagcaaacgtcacatctgtggtgctctttcgtggcatgaacccatactggtGCTTGCTAATCATCAAGTGTTACCAGCGTCTATAGCCTTTCTTATTGTCAAATCACTGCTCTCTGCCGTGTTTTCCTGCTCGCCGCTGGATGGGACGGGAGCTGAGTAGATACCTGCATCATCCTCCCTGGACACTGAAGAAGAGTTGGCCCCCATCATCCCCTACTTCTGTTCCCGGGTCACTTGAGCATCACAGAACATATTTCTTTGATATCGAGCGCTataatactttttttttggggtacccagtttttgttttgtttgttgggaGTGTTTTCACATGGATGGAGGACTATCAAATCAAGGATAAAGACATTCTTCCTTTCTGGGAGGTTTAACTGTTCACTTGTTTACAACAGTAAAATTTTGACTTTTgattaagactgaaagaaaaaaagatattgagcaagaatttgattttttttcattttcttaacAGCTAAACTATCTATTTAATGTCACTCATTCACGCTTGCTTTATTGTCATTCATTCATACcattcattctctttcatttataagtcaTAATTTACAGATTACAGCAGATGATCATTGATTTTATTTTATGCAATTTTACTTAAACAAGGGGTTGACATTTTTTTTAGGAAGGATACGTTCCAGTCCATTAGTTAATTATTTGGACTTAGGTGGCATACTACTACCAGACCCTGGAATACGTTTCCTGTTACAGTGCAATccaaatctggtctcatcttcatttatttctatttaaacaGGGACAAGTAGATACTTGGTTACAATAACATTTTAAGTCTTTTCTCAATAAAATCTTTGGTGGACTTCTACTGCCAAAAAACCTGAATAACCCTTTTTTATTTTCTAGCTAATTCTTTATCTATAAAGTCATACTAAAATCAACTGGAAGCTCAAGTTACAAAATAATAATGTATTTCccttcttgggagagagacccctgctctgttgctctccctcgggtttcttcctgttttttgctccccattaaagggttttttagggagttgttccttatcctatgcgagggtctaaggacaggatgttgtaatgttgtaaagccccctgaggaaagtttgtaatttgtgatcttgggctatacaaataaaatgtacttgacttgacttcagcATCTCAAAACACTTTGAGAGAGATTTGAAAATAATGACACTCTGAAATATTGAATTGGTCAATTTTTATTTGCAAAATAGGCATTTCTTCTTGCTGTGGCAATATTTTACATTTGGAAATGAACTTGGTGATACGGAGTTCATAGCCAGTTGAACTCCACCTTTGTCTGTCAGTCTTTGCTGGGCAAGCAGGGAACAGCGTCAGGGACTGGCTGGCATCGCTCCACCACTGCATTGATCTCCCCAACCCTCGCACCGTCATAGGTTCCCGTAATGCTGGTCCAATGGGTGTCACCCTTGTGGTTTGTCCGGCTCATTCTGGCGGTGAAGGGGATGTCGGCCGTCATTTTTCGCCCGTCCATTCTCACAGCGCAGGAGTGGTTGGGTGGGACCAGCATCTCCACAGAAACAGAGTGACTGATGGATTCCACCATGGTGGTCCCCTCTGAGAAGGTCACTGTCTGCTCCTTGGTGAAGTCCACGTTCCCTGGGCCTAAGATGGGGATTTTGGCCTTCATGGTGGACACAGAGCCATTTCGCGTCTCCCTGCCAATGTCCCACGTCTTCTCCACCGTGCTGATCTTCTCCAGTCTAACCGTCTTCTCCACACTGCTGCACTCTAAGTTGGTGACCTTGGCTATCTGGAGGGTCTCCGGAGGATGGTGGAAGAGCTCGATCTGGTTGACGGCATACTCAACGTGAGAGATGTGCTGGCTGTAGGCATCTCTGTTGATAACCAGGACCTGGTAGTTCTTGTACCAGTATTCATCCCCCTCCCAGGGCAGGAAGAAGGCCTCATGTTCGGTCACAACCTTGCCAAGACCGTACTTGTTTTTGCCCACATAGATGTCCACGTCAGGGCAGGTTCTGATGGCGTGCTGGGGGACGGACCCGTAGGAGTCCTCAACCCACTCCAGGAACTCAAAGTGGTCCACGTTGACCAGCACGTCGAATTTGGAGGAGGTGTACTCGTGGTCAGCATAGGGATACTGGCAGGAACTCCCTTTGCTAGGAGTGTAGAATCCCGCCTCGCAGTTTACCTTGCACACGTAGTCTGTGCGGCCCGTGTAGCCATTAAAGATGGCGACGGCGTTGTTAGGAAGGGAGCCGTTCCACTTCACCCATTTCAGATTGACGTTCTCGCCGAACATGTGGCGAGAATCTGGGGTGGACTCACTCTCTGGGATATCTCTCAGTTTTGGTTGGTTGCTGGTTTCCAGAGAAGGCACAGCATCTTCCAGCTGAGGGTTAAGCCAACGCTCTACATgaaaaggaaaaaggggggaaaaacggAAAACATATTTTATTCAGCTCTTCAGTTGCTTTCAACCCTTACTAATTTATTTCGGTTGGCTGGAatttaaggggaaaaaaaccaaaactcttATTTTCAGAAGAAATAGCAACATACCACAGTACTCTGAGTTGGTGACCTTGGCCAGGAATGTTTGAAAGGCTAAACAGCAATTTAGAAGAAAGTCTCACAAGAAAAACTTTTATGACCTCCTCTTAAATAAATTCCCCAGTACATCTGTCATTCTTCTCAACAAAACAAATgcaccagataccagaggatGATTAGAGATTTTTGCGACAAGAGGCAATTCACTAGCAAGGACCATGTCACAGCAATATGAGTTTATGAGTTAATGGGGAGAGGATATATTAGATATTTGGGATGAATAATGGAAGTAAGGTTGAGGATAGTTGCAGAGGTCATCTGATTAGGCTAATCTGGGATGCCTTGACATTTGGTGGCTGGGCATAAGGAGACTTGGGGTGGGGGTTCAGTCTCAGGGGATGGTTTGCCCGAGCCGACTATATGGACCCCCACaaagtcagattagatggagctgAGGTAGGCATGGGCTTGAGGTCGTTGAGATTATTGTGAATGTAAGGTTTGCTGACTGCAGCGCTCGCTGAATAGGGTGGCTGAAAACGGTGGGACTGGTGTGGGTCGGATGTCCAATTCTGGGGCCAAGAGTCGGAATTTATGGAAGGAGAAGTGAGACAATGAATCATCACTGCGGTTGTGGTAACCCGGGGACATGAGCTGCGCAAAGGAGGAACTGGTGCTGGGCGGAGATTAATGTGAGTCTATGTAGGAACTGCATAATTGCTGGAGAATGAATGAGCACGACCTTTGTTCATGATCTCTACTACTGCGGCGTTGTCTGAGTGAAGGAGGATGGATTTCCTAGAGCATTCGTGCCCCAAAAGAACGGCAGCTGTTATGATGAGGTACAGCTCGTAGAGCGCAGACGAGGGGGAATCAGAGCGTAGGTCAAGAGAACTGAACTCTAGGGGCCTCATGGAAGTGAACCATCTCCCGTCGTAGTTACCACCGGAGCCTATGAAGCAGGAGGGACAGGGGAAGGGTGATGGATTGATGAAGCTGGCTGCGGGGGTGGCACTGCTGTGGCTAGGGTGAAAAGATAATTACATGTTGAAAAAAAAAGGGtgtttggaagggggggggggtagaccagACCAGTAggaaatggaggaggaggaggctgaaaAGATCAAGCTTGGCTCATCTGAGGTGGGGCCCCCTGGGACGCTGGGTGGGGCTCTTGGGTTGCTGTGTTGGCTGTCAGGGAAATATTAGAAGTAGCTGAAGCCGTGTTCCTATGTACGGCTGAAGGAAGGGTAGAGGAATGGATGATGGGATAAAAGGATGTATGTGCAGGGGGGTTTTGTGAAGCCTGTCAACACAGGGATGAAAAGAAGGATGTAATGGGCTGAGAAAGGTCTGACACATGAGAGGGAGCAGGCACAGGGGAAGAACAACCTGGCTGGCTggcccatgactaccaccgaggcgttgcagtatttacaggcgttggacggcggccattttgaattgtttgaaaaatagtcttaaagttgttaaaatgttaattttggtgtcagttagtttcataacagacaaactaacatatgcagtgcattaatatctcaactgggtgtttagcttaacagaatatagagtttaaaaaccggccgtcatgttgaccgcccatggtcgttttaggtaggagtggaatCCCGGTCGTTAACAAGTTAACTCATTACTGGAATTTTTCAGTTCTTGACTCAATATCTGTAAAATATAAAAATTAAAAAGTTACATCCTACTGACGTTTTGCCTTTTAACCACGGAAGCCAGCAATTCATCTGTCCTTGGTAACGAACCATAGCCTACCTGGATATAATTTCATACTTTCAATCATTTTGTAAATGTGGGTgtctgattcccccccccccccaaaaaactttgCAAATCTAAATTTTATATTTTTGGTGTTAAACTCGTTTCCATTTTCAATGACGTGCTCAAAATCCCAGTGTTGTTTTCTGTCTGTGACTTACTGGCGGGCCCCTCGGGTCCTCCTGGCGGCTGGGGGTCAGAGGGAAGTGGGTCGGAGAGGAAGACGGGGCTGCAGACAGACAACACTGCCAGGAGGACAGAAAGAAGCCACCTCATCTAAAGACACACCAACAAAACACACAGAACAGTTCAACACCATCTGACAAACGTGACATACCATGCTGATTACCCGAACCCGAACCACAGGGAAGAACTTCTGCCCACTGCTAATTATCACtcgttcattcattcgttcattcattcgttcattttaACTTAAATGAAAGAGATCACCTTAATGGATTTAGTTAACTTTGTTTTTTAGATCAACATATGATActtatacacatggtacacagacaacagtacctctaacagtactaaaatAGTACTAccgtacacactgatacacatggtacacagagaacagtacctctagcagtactaacagtagcacagtacacactgatacacatggtacacagagaacagtacctctaacagtactaacatagtaccacagtacatactgatacacagggTACACAgagaacagtacctctaacagtactaacatagtaccacagtacatactgacacacagggtACACAgagaacagtacctctaacagtactaacatagtaccacagtacacactgatacacaaggTACACAGggaacagtacctctaacagtactaacatagtaccacagtacatactgatacacagggTACACAgagaacagtacctctaacagtactaacatagtaccacagtacatactgatacacagggTACACGGAGAActgtacctctaacagtactaacatagtatcacagtacatactgatacacagggTACACAgagaacagtacctctaacagtactaacatagtaccacagtacacactgatacacagggTACACAgagaacagtacctctaacagtactaacatagtaccacagtacacactgatacacagggTACACAGAGaacagtacctctagcagtactaacagtaccacagtacatactgatacacagggTACAAGAGGTCAATTACAGATCAGAGAGACAAGACATTTTGTTGAAGACAGTAGATTATGAAAAATATAAATTTAATTACAAACATAAGTGTAATTATTGTAAATATAAATGGAATTATAAATATAATTATTATAAATATGAACGGAATCAAGAACAGAAAAGCGGTGGTTGAGCTTGCTGCCATGTTGTGTTCATAATGAAGACAGTGTGAGTGATGGTTTCATAATATTTCCTCTTTGAGACAGCCCACTGGGCTCCAAGTAGACTTGAAGCAAACAGAAAGTCTTTCACATCTCATTCTTGCCAGCTGCAGCAGTTAAGCTCAACTCAGTAATATCGCTAATACAAATATCCAGCAGCAAAAGACACGGAGGGGATCAAGTCCCAGACTCGCAGTGCTTCAGTGCCATGCAGATGGGAAAGGTCTGTGTTACCTTGACGGGTTCCTCCTCCAGGCGGGTTGGTTGCGGCTGTGTGCTGCGATATAAGAAGCTCCCTCTAGGATTATATTGCCCCCAATAAAGCGCAGCAACCTCCTGCCCGTTGACCCAAGTCTGACATCTGAACCCTTTCTGTTAGAGTTAATATACTCTTTATCATCATGCTTGGAAAGGTTTATAAAGGTTTATTCCAGAATGAGGTCATTCTCATTCAACTTAGAAATGAGATGCCAGCTCTACAAGAATAAAAAACGTCAGCGTCGTTCAATTCAACTAACAGTTTTCTGCTATGGGCCACTgcgagctgcccagtacaaccagtacAACCAGTGCAGGGGAAAACAAAAGGAAAGCTTGGTGATGTATATTATTTCATCTGCCCAGCAGTGATTTATTGAAATCACTTGAGGCGCAACAAAAATAAGCCAATTTaatcacatatgtacacacaagaAGACGTACATTAACACCCAAACATTACAGATATCTTAAAAAATATATTCGTTCTGTTCCTTACTGTCCTGGTTATAAAAAAAACATGATGACTATTAATTATGTTCTTTTCTGCTTCATAAAGCTCGCGGTAACGTATCTGCCACTTAAAGATATCTTGCACCATAGACAGGGCAGGGCTGTCCTGGTGTGCCAGTGAAGTTGATAGCAGAGATAGAGGTGTCTGTCGTCCGTCTACTGGTGATGGCGTAAGACTGCTGTTTGACATACGTGACAGATAAACACCGGACACGAACACGAACACGGCGATTACGTCTCTCTTATCATGATGGCAGAGTCATTGATCAGGACATCCTTTGTTACATAACTGATAATGACTGATGTCAAGGCCAGCTGAGACAGATATAGGTACTATCAATTAATTTAAGCCTGAATGAGGATGCTGTGTTGAAACAGGGCAGTGTCAAGGTCCTTCATTCAACCAGTTCGTCTGCTgaaagtctgtctgtctgtccgtctgtctgtctctctgtccgtctgtccgcctgtctgtctgtctgtctgtccgtctgtctgtctctctgtctgtctctctctctctgctgagcATGGACGCCAGTACAACCACGTCATCTCCACATCACGATGAATTATCCACAATCAAAATTTATTTATACAGCAAATTTTCCTCTGAAAGCACCACAAACTTCATGCAAACCTCTGCCAAGGCTGAACAGCCACCTCTGTATCCTCACCAACGACTACTCCAAACTGCCCGCCATTCATTTATCTTGGATGCGTTTTTTTTTCACAAGAGAAGTATCTCATAAAGTAAACAGAATTTCACCACCAAAATCAAATCATTACTTCGCTGCCTGAGGCCAACCTGCTCGCAGCGTTCCTGTTTGAGTCAACACCTATctgtcagacacacaaacacaacccgtTTGGTATATTTAATAACCAGATGGCAGATAAATCTGGCCTGACACTGTTGTGAGAGGAAGTGTTCTCGACCTGCTTTTAAAGAAGATAAGGCTGGAGGCCTTCTGAGGTCTTGGGGCTGGCTGCCTGGAGGAGCTTCACTTGCTCAAAAATGTGAGGAGCGATAGCATGACGTTCAGtcattttagttcagttttatttGGATATGAGTCTTCAGTGTTCTACACAGTTACCGGATGGTAGCAGGTCTCAACCGAGATGCATTTTACAGATAATCTGGTCCCACCCAAGTCTCATTTGTACAGACGCAGCGGTCATGCAGATATAGAATCACAACTTTGGGTTTCTGTCTCAGAGCCGTCGTTCCTCTAAGCTAAACGAGTTACCAGCTGGCTTACGGGAACACAAAGCAGCCCTTTCTGCTGCTTACGTCAGTGTTCTTACTCAAGTTCGTTTCTTAAAATGTCCAAATCAGTAAATGTTTATAAATCACACCTTAAAACTTGTTTGCCATTCTTGTTGTAATTGTATTCTTGTACCTCAATGAAATATTTTCTATTGCTTTTATATCATCTGTTATCATATCTTTTTTCTCTAAATTGAATTTTATATTTGATTGTATTTTTTCATTCCTACTCTTTAAAATACtttgtaaaggtttttttttgggggggggggttgttccttatctaactgtgagggtctaaggacgacAAGGTGTtgtcttgctgtaaagcccctcgagacaaatttgtaatttgtgatattaggccaTACAAAGAAAACCGACTTGACTTGTCTTAAACTCTGGTTTTTGAAAAGTACCCTATGAATAAAGTGGATCATTATTATCTTTACTGTTGCATAATTTATCTGACTTTGAACAAAACATTGTGCTTTGAATGTGAGACATTACTGACAGTGTGTTTAAAGTTCTCCATCTGGTGTAA
Proteins encoded:
- the LOC130123416 gene encoding natterin-3-like, translated to MRWLLSVLLAVLSVCSPVFLSDPLPSDPQPPGGPEGPAKRWLNPQLEDAVPSLETSNQPKLRDIPESESTPDSRHMFGENVNLKWVKWNGSLPNNAVAIFNGYTGRTDYVCKVNCEAGFYTPSKGSSCQYPYADHEYTSSKFDVLVNVDHFEFLEWVEDSYGSVPQHAIRTCPDVDIYVGKNKYGLGKVVTEHEAFFLPWEGDEYWYKNYQVLVINRDAYSQHISHVEYAVNQIELFHHPPETLQIAKVTNLECSSVEKTVRLEKISTVEKTWDIGRETRNGSVSTMKAKIPILGPGNVDFTKEQTVTFSEGTTMVESISHSVSVEMLVPPNHSCAVRMDGRKMTADIPFTARMSRTNHKGDTHWTSITGTYDGARVGEINAVVERCQPVPDAVPCLPSKD